A genomic stretch from Thermonema lapsum includes:
- a CDS encoding CRISPR-associated endoribonuclease Cas6: MRVRIIFSMLGKAIVPFHHQPLIAQMIKVLRQQLPAEDASYTHYHFSSLKGQIKVQKNGLLYQSKHVTLVFAALSPSFVQKILKALFAQPKVCIGNLWLKAEYVEEEVVPELPFESKMLCLSPLLLIAPQEDAYNAKRLIPPTENLFSDLVYESTILRAEASGLYDEATLNEFHRFQIVPDENYLKQLAAQDKKYARLYEVGQDKSRLVVRGYSFPFTLYAHPLLKRFIMLTGLGALPHLGYGMLDLASGPMPKHRIDIL, encoded by the coding sequence ATGCGTGTAAGAATCATTTTTTCGATGCTGGGCAAAGCCATTGTACCTTTTCATCACCAGCCGCTGATTGCCCAGATGATTAAAGTCTTGCGACAGCAACTGCCTGCCGAAGATGCAAGTTATACGCACTACCATTTCTCGAGTCTGAAAGGACAAATCAAAGTACAAAAAAACGGCTTGTTGTATCAATCAAAGCATGTAACTTTGGTATTTGCTGCCCTTTCGCCCAGTTTTGTGCAAAAGATATTGAAGGCGCTGTTTGCACAGCCCAAAGTATGCATCGGCAACTTATGGCTCAAAGCCGAGTATGTGGAAGAAGAAGTAGTGCCAGAGTTACCCTTCGAATCGAAGATGCTTTGTTTGTCGCCCTTGTTGCTCATTGCTCCTCAGGAAGATGCCTACAATGCCAAGCGGTTGATTCCCCCCACCGAAAACCTCTTTTCTGATTTGGTGTATGAATCTACCATTCTGCGCGCAGAAGCATCAGGACTCTACGACGAAGCCACCCTTAACGAGTTTCACCGCTTTCAAATAGTACCCGATGAAAATTATTTAAAACAGCTGGCAGCCCAAGACAAAAAGTATGCGCGCCTCTATGAAGTGGGGCAAGACAAAAGCCGTTTGGTTGTACGCGGTTATAGCTTTCCTTTCACTTTGTATGCCCACCCTCTGCTTAAACGCTTCATTATGCTCACGGGCTTGGGGGCTTTACCACATTTAGGTTATGGCATGCTCGACCTTGCGAGTGGTCCTATGCCCAAGCACCGTATCGATATTCTTTAG
- the metF gene encoding methylenetetrahydrofolate reductase [NAD(P)H], whose amino-acid sequence MKIVDYLRNPEKTLFSFEVLPPMKGQSIQELFDTIDQLMEFGPKFVNVTYHREEFVYKKRPDGLLERKTTRKRPGTVGICAAILHRYGVEPVPHLICGGFTKEETENALIDLHYLGIHNLLVLRGDPIPTEKVFTPEPGGHRYAVELLEQVVNMNRGIYLEEEIENAVPTDFCIGVAGYPEKHYEAPNLQSDLRYLKMKVDKGADYIVTQMFFDNRKYFDFVEKCRAIGINVPIVPGLKPLTSKRQLTMIPRVFHVELPEELVKEVEKCSSDEQVKEVGVEWCIAQSKELMQHKVPCLHYYSMSKAASVRKVAEALF is encoded by the coding sequence ATGAAGATTGTAGATTATTTGCGTAATCCGGAAAAGACCTTGTTTTCATTTGAAGTACTACCGCCCATGAAGGGGCAAAGCATTCAAGAGTTATTTGATACCATAGACCAACTTATGGAGTTTGGTCCCAAGTTTGTGAATGTAACCTACCACCGTGAGGAGTTCGTTTACAAAAAACGCCCCGATGGGTTACTTGAGCGTAAGACCACCCGCAAGCGCCCGGGTACGGTAGGCATTTGTGCTGCCATCTTACACCGTTATGGAGTAGAACCGGTGCCCCATCTGATTTGTGGAGGTTTTACCAAAGAGGAAACCGAGAACGCCTTGATTGATTTGCATTACTTAGGCATTCACAACCTTTTGGTGCTGCGGGGGGACCCTATCCCTACGGAAAAGGTGTTTACACCTGAACCGGGTGGGCACCGCTATGCTGTGGAGCTGCTCGAGCAGGTGGTCAATATGAATCGTGGTATTTACTTGGAAGAAGAAATAGAAAATGCCGTGCCTACCGATTTTTGCATCGGTGTGGCAGGCTATCCCGAAAAACACTATGAAGCGCCCAATCTGCAGTCTGACCTGCGCTATCTGAAAATGAAAGTGGACAAAGGGGCTGATTATATCGTTACACAGATGTTTTTTGACAACCGCAAATACTTCGACTTTGTAGAAAAATGCCGCGCCATAGGCATCAATGTGCCCATAGTGCCTGGTTTGAAGCCGCTGACCTCGAAGCGGCAGCTGACCATGATTCCGCGGGTGTTTCATGTAGAGTTGCCAGAAGAGCTGGTCAAAGAGGTAGAGAAATGCAGCAGCGACGAGCAAGTAAAGGAAGTAGGGGTGGAGTGGTGTATTGCTCAATCTAAAGAGCTGATGCAGCACAAAGTGCCTTGCTTGCACTATTATTCTATGAGTAAGGCGGCTTCTGTGCGCAAAGTGGCAGAGGCACTTTTTTAG
- the ychF gene encoding redox-regulated ATPase YchF → MGLQCGIVGLPNVGKSTLFNALANNKAEAANYPFCTIEPNVGIITVPDPRLDLLAELVKPQRTVPTIIEFVDIAGLVKGASKGEGLGNQFLANIREVDAIAHVVRCFDDPNIVHVHGKVDPVGDKEVIDTELQLKDLETVEKRIAKTERAAKSGDKKAKEEIEVLALLKSTLESGKNIRSVSIDDNYQYLMKELQLLTAKPVMYVANVDEKSLAAGTNEFVEALKESVAHEKAEVVVICAALEAQIAELQNPEERKMFLEEYGLKEPGLNRVIRTAYRLLDLITYFTAGEKEVRAWTIRRGWKAPQAAGVIHSDFERGFIRAEVIKFNDFVHYKSEAACKEAGKLSIEGKDYVVEDGDIMHFRFNV, encoded by the coding sequence ATGGGATTACAATGTGGAATTGTAGGCTTACCCAATGTAGGGAAATCCACTTTATTCAATGCTTTAGCCAACAATAAAGCAGAAGCCGCCAATTATCCTTTCTGCACCATAGAGCCCAACGTGGGCATCATTACTGTGCCTGACCCCCGCCTTGACCTCTTAGCTGAGCTGGTCAAGCCACAACGTACGGTACCTACTATCATCGAATTTGTGGACATTGCCGGCTTGGTCAAAGGTGCTAGCAAAGGCGAAGGACTGGGCAACCAGTTTTTAGCCAACATACGTGAAGTGGATGCCATTGCTCACGTGGTACGTTGTTTTGACGACCCCAACATTGTGCATGTACATGGCAAGGTGGACCCCGTAGGCGACAAAGAGGTCATAGACACCGAGCTGCAGCTCAAAGACTTAGAGACCGTAGAAAAGCGCATAGCCAAGACCGAGCGGGCAGCTAAATCAGGCGACAAAAAAGCCAAAGAGGAAATAGAAGTACTTGCCCTGCTCAAAAGCACACTTGAAAGCGGCAAGAACATACGCTCGGTAAGCATAGACGACAATTACCAATATCTGATGAAAGAGCTGCAACTGCTCACAGCCAAGCCCGTGATGTACGTCGCCAATGTAGATGAAAAAAGCCTTGCCGCTGGCACCAACGAGTTTGTAGAAGCCCTCAAGGAGTCAGTAGCTCACGAAAAAGCAGAGGTAGTTGTCATCTGTGCTGCTCTTGAAGCCCAAATTGCTGAACTGCAAAATCCCGAGGAGCGCAAAATGTTTTTGGAAGAATATGGTTTGAAAGAGCCCGGTTTGAACCGTGTGATACGCACTGCCTACCGCCTGCTTGACCTAATTACCTACTTCACAGCAGGCGAAAAAGAAGTACGAGCTTGGACCATCCGCCGTGGCTGGAAAGCCCCCCAAGCCGCCGGTGTCATCCATTCCGATTTTGAGCGGGGTTTCATCCGTGCCGAAGTTATCAAATTCAACGATTTTGTGCATTATAAAAGCGAAGCTGCCTGTAAAGAAGCCGGCAAGTTATCCATAGAGGGGAAAGATTATGTGGTAGAAGACGGCGATATCATGCACTTCCGGTTCAACGTATAG
- a CDS encoding anti-sigma factor family protein — protein MNMQWQEQIDAYLQGSLPEEEKQHFEKLLQTSADLREEVEMHRLMVEAICAERKAALKRLLDNTPVPQGHTFDWLSAQWWRWGAGVVAVGGALGLVIWSNHHREVEQMRSPAATAFVAEPPAPVTEKQASEESREEMTEAKNTERLTPLRSRKELLQLEIHSTPTAQEAQQELPVQEQVQSNVSEATGHVLPLEEPLVSEEEKALQEFEQTLFYQYNNRVLVLFKEVNYRLLQNIDLGDGVKDYIFVNNHFYEMKETGDAIENFENCRITDSMKIQLLQKYLKP, from the coding sequence ATGAACATGCAATGGCAAGAACAAATAGACGCTTACTTGCAGGGAAGCCTGCCGGAAGAAGAAAAGCAGCATTTTGAAAAACTACTACAGACAAGTGCTGATTTGCGTGAAGAAGTGGAAATGCACCGCTTAATGGTAGAAGCCATTTGTGCAGAGCGAAAAGCCGCATTGAAACGTTTGCTTGACAATACACCCGTGCCGCAGGGGCATACTTTCGACTGGTTGTCTGCACAGTGGTGGCGTTGGGGAGCAGGCGTCGTTGCCGTGGGGGGAGCGCTTGGGTTGGTTATCTGGAGCAATCACCATCGGGAAGTGGAGCAAATGCGGTCTCCAGCAGCGACGGCGTTCGTAGCAGAACCGCCGGCACCCGTTACCGAAAAGCAAGCATCCGAAGAAAGCCGTGAAGAGATGACCGAAGCAAAGAATACCGAACGTCTGACGCCTTTGCGCTCGCGCAAAGAACTTTTGCAATTAGAGATACACTCCACACCAACGGCTCAGGAAGCACAGCAAGAGTTGCCCGTGCAAGAGCAGGTGCAGTCAAACGTGTCGGAAGCTACCGGGCATGTGCTACCATTGGAAGAGCCGCTTGTGAGTGAAGAAGAAAAGGCATTGCAGGAATTTGAACAGACTCTGTTCTATCAATACAATAACCGTGTGTTGGTACTTTTCAAAGAGGTGAACTATCGCTTATTGCAAAACATAGATTTGGGAGATGGCGTGAAAGACTATATCTTTGTAAACAATCATTTCTATGAAATGAAAGAAACAGGCGATGCCATCGAAAACTTTGAAAATTGCCGCATTACCGATTCGATGAAGATTCAACTGCTCCAAAAATATCTAAAACCTTAA